Genomic DNA from Pelosinus sp. UFO1:
TTAAATCGAATATTCATTGCTTCTGGCGTTTGTACGACAAGCTGTTCCTTTTCTCGAATAATTTCACCTACATAATAAGGCAATCCACAATTAGCAAAGGAAATATGCTCTCCTTTTTCAAAAAGAATAATCTCAGCTGTTTCATCTAAACGTCTTAAACGTGCCGCTGCACTTGCGCCTCCAGCTACTCCGCCAACGATCAATATCTTCATAAATTCCATCTCTCCTCAACTGATATATCTTTATATCTATATATTACGATATATAGATATAAAGTGCAAGAGAAAGACAATTAAATTATATGGGAAATTGAGGAAATTGGGTTTAGATAAGAGTTTGAAGATAAGAGAGAAAGGTTTGGGTTGCAATCGATAAATCTTTTTTCTTATTAAATATTATGCCGATGGTGCGAGACGGAATGGGAGGGGAAACGGGAATTTCTACAAGGTTTCCATTGGCCAGATCTTGTTCAATAAAATTTTTAATTACAACAGTTACACCTAAGCCGATTTTGGCAAATTCAATAAGGAAGTCCATAGTATTAATCTCTATTTCAGGTTTAATAAATATATTGTTTTCAATAAAAAATTGATCAATATATTGGCGTGTAATATTATCTGATTCAAGTAGCATAAAGATGGCTTTTGTGAAGATATCGTTAGGCGCTACTACTTGAATGGTTTTTAAATACTCTTTTTCAGCAACAAAGATGTCTTGAATAGTAGCCAATTTGATAAAAGTATAGGAATCTAGATTAAAAGGGCGGCTGACAATGCCAAAGTCAATCATTCCTTGGTCAATGTGCTGTAACGTATCAAAAGTGGTTTTATTAATAATTTTTATTTTAATTTCAGGATATTGATTCATAAAGGGTTTAAGGTGGGGGAGAAGAAAATGTTTGCATAACGTCGTACTAACCCCAATGGTAATTACACCTTGTTTTTTGCTCTTAAGTTCCGTTAGGGTATTTTCACCTTCCGTAATGAGATGGAGTGCTTTTTCTATATATTCATAGAAAAGTTTCCCTTCTGTCGTTAGAGTAACTCCCTTTGAGCTGCGGGAAAATAATTTAATATCAAGAGTTGCCTCTAGTTTTTTTATGGACTTACTTACTGCCGGTTGACTGATATACAATGCCGCTGCTGCATGGGAAATATTCTTATAGTATGCAACAGTATGGAAAATTTTATATAGTTCTAAATCTTTACTCATACTATAACCTCTCGTTATATTAAATATAATTAATATGTATTATTATTATAACACGTTAACTTTTATAATAGTAGAAAGGCTAGAAAGAGAGATGATTAAAATGATTAAAGGTAAGGTATGGAAATTCGGTAATGATGTAGATACGGATCAAATCATTCCGTCCCAATATTTGCTACTGCCCACCGTAGAGGA
This window encodes:
- a CDS encoding LysR family transcriptional regulator; amino-acid sequence: MSKDLELYKIFHTVAYYKNISHAAAALYISQPAVSKSIKKLEATLDIKLFSRSSKGVTLTTEGKLFYEYIEKALHLITEGENTLTELKSKKQGVITIGVSTTLCKHFLLPHLKPFMNQYPEIKIKIINKTTFDTLQHIDQGMIDFGIVSRPFNLDSYTFIKLATIQDIFVAEKEYLKTIQVVAPNDIFTKAIFMLLESDNITRQYIDQFFIENNIFIKPEIEINTMDFLIEFAKIGLGVTVVIKNFIEQDLANGNLVEIPVSPPIPSRTIGIIFNKKKDLSIATQTFLSYLQTLI